In one window of Methanosarcina vacuolata Z-761 DNA:
- the rplX gene encoding 50S ribosomal protein L24, translated as MVSKQPRKQRKARYNAPLHVRQKFMGARLSEALSKEYGTRSAAVIAGDTVKVMRGDYKGTEGKVQAVSLQYGTISVDGVISTKVDGTEVSRPIYPSNVMITKLELKDGRRASSIKK; from the coding sequence ATGGTATCCAAACAGCCTAGAAAGCAGAGAAAGGCAAGATATAATGCGCCTCTGCACGTCAGACAGAAATTCATGGGCGCAAGGCTTAGTGAAGCACTCTCAAAGGAGTACGGCACAAGAAGCGCCGCAGTTATAGCGGGAGACACCGTGAAGGTCATGCGTGGAGATTATAAGGGCACTGAAGGAAAGGTCCAGGCCGTTTCGCTTCAGTACGGCACAATTTCTGTGGACGGAGTTATTTCCACCAAAGTGGATGGTACCGAAGTCTCAAGACCGATATACCCCTCCAATGTTATGATCACAAAACTGGAACTGAAGGACGGGCGCAGAGCATCAAGTATTAAGAAGTGA
- the rpl14p gene encoding 50S ribosomal protein L14, translating to MKGIRSNIPRALNAGAKVPCVDNTGAKVVEIISVKKYRGVKNRMPCAGIGDMCVVSVKKGTPEMRKQVLLAVVVRQKQEFRRPDGLHVSFEDNAMVITDEEGIPKGTDIKGPIAREVAERYPKIGTTASIIV from the coding sequence ATGAAAGGCATACGCTCCAACATCCCAAGGGCTCTCAATGCAGGTGCCAAGGTTCCCTGTGTGGACAACACCGGAGCCAAGGTCGTTGAGATTATTTCTGTCAAGAAATACAGAGGGGTAAAGAACAGAATGCCCTGCGCAGGAATTGGGGACATGTGCGTCGTCTCAGTAAAAAAAGGCACACCAGAAATGAGAAAGCAGGTACTCCTTGCAGTAGTGGTTCGCCAGAAACAGGAGTTCCGCCGTCCGGATGGGCTGCATGTGTCCTTTGAGGACAATGCCATGGTAATCACGGATGAAGAAGGAATTCCAAAAGGCACGGACATAAAAGGTCCTATAGCAAGAGAAGTAGCTGAGAGGTACCCCAAGATCGGGACCACAGCATCTATCATTGTCTGA
- a CDS encoding 30S ribosomal protein S17: MAKDIGLNIPAPSEECNDSYCPFHGTLPVRGQILVGTVVSSKMDNTVVIERQYMKLVPKYQRYEKRRSKVHAHNPPCISAKVGDIVTIAECRRISKTKSYVVVKAEVPK; this comes from the coding sequence ATGGCAAAAGATATTGGATTGAACATACCGGCGCCATCAGAAGAATGTAATGATTCATACTGTCCCTTCCACGGAACACTTCCAGTAAGAGGTCAAATCCTTGTGGGCACCGTGGTCAGCAGCAAGATGGACAATACGGTAGTTATTGAAAGGCAATACATGAAATTGGTGCCGAAATACCAGAGATACGAGAAGAGACGCTCGAAGGTTCACGCACACAACCCACCCTGCATTTCAGCAAAAGTCGGGGATATCGTTACGATTGCAGAATGCAGACGTATAAGCAAAACAAAGTCCTATGTGGTAGTTAAAGCGGAGGTGCCCAAATGA
- the rnp1 gene encoding ribonuclease P protein component 1, with amino-acid sequence MKSKVEILPSTLIYHELIGLEIQVIRSTNPALIGIRGLVIDETKNMLIIENSGSRELKIPKADSEFLFRIPAELSEKGRRSDTFVKIQGNLLLSQPENRIKNIKKLRKWG; translated from the coding sequence ATGAAATCTAAAGTGGAAATTCTACCTTCGACCCTTATCTACCATGAACTGATAGGGCTCGAAATTCAGGTGATTCGTTCCACTAATCCAGCATTGATAGGAATCCGCGGCCTGGTGATTGACGAAACGAAAAATATGTTAATCATAGAAAACTCAGGGTCGCGGGAACTGAAGATTCCAAAGGCGGATTCGGAATTTCTCTTCCGAATCCCTGCCGAGCTCTCAGAAAAAGGCCGCAGATCCGATACATTCGTTAAAATTCAGGGAAACCTGCTGCTCTCACAACCCGAAAATCGGATCAAGAACATTAAAAAGTTACGCAAATGGGGCTAA
- the rpmC gene encoding 50S ribosomal protein L29, with translation MAILRSKEIRDMSLDERADELETLNSELVRERALTSAGGAPENPGRIGEIRRTIARIKTIQHELNEI, from the coding sequence ATGGCAATCCTCAGATCCAAAGAAATCCGGGATATGTCACTTGACGAAAGAGCTGACGAACTCGAGACCCTGAATAGTGAACTGGTCAGGGAACGTGCCCTTACTTCCGCAGGCGGAGCTCCTGAAAACCCGGGAAGAATCGGAGAAATCAGAAGAACGATTGCCCGGATAAAGACAATTCAGCATGAGCTAAATGAAATCTAA